In a genomic window of Chaetodon trifascialis isolate fChaTrf1 chromosome 8, fChaTrf1.hap1, whole genome shotgun sequence:
- the sdcbp2 gene encoding syntenin-2: MSLYPSLEDLKVDKVIKAQAQFAQTTTPMPAITEGTYQPQLATAGMPGSSLYPNLEDLGDYMGLALNSDEVQRNLALLPVADNQVAVPSSSGVGGMVRPVTGADVGIRRAEIRSGLREIILCKDQDGKVGLRLRAIDNGVFVQLVQANSPAALAGLRFGDQVLQINGQNCAGWSVDKSHKALKAAAETRIELVVRDRPFQRTVTMHKDSSGHVGFIYKSGKITSLVKDGSAARNGLLTEQYICEINGQNVIGLKDSQIKDILTTSPTAMTITIMPKFIYEHMIKRMSTGLLRSAMDHSVPEV; this comes from the exons ATGTCCCTGTATCCATCCCTGGAGGACCTCAAGGTCGACAAGGTTATCAAG GCCCAGGCCCAGTTTGCCCAGACTACCACCCCCATGCCAGCCATCACTGAGGGAACCTACCAGCCTCAGCTTGCCACTGCTGGGATGCCAGGATCAA GCTTGTACCCGAACCTGGAGGACCTTGGAGACTACATGGGTCTGGCCCTCAACAGTGATGAAGTCCAGAGGAACCTGGCCCTGTTGCCTGTGGCTGAtaat CAAGTGGCAGTTCCCTCCAGCTCAGGTGTTGGGGGGATGGTGCGACCTGTCACAGGGGCAGACGTTGGCATCAGGAGGGCAGAGATCCGCTCAGGGCTGCGGGAAATTATCCTCTGTAAGGACCAGGACGGGAAGGTGGGACTCCGGCTCAGGGCCATCGACAAT GGAGTGTTTGTCCAGCTGGTGCAGGCTAACTCCCCTGCGGCCCTGGCTGGACTGCGTTTTGGGGACCAGGTCCTTCAGATCAATGGGCAGAACTGTGCTGGCTGGAGCGTAGACAAGTCCCACAAGGCCCTGAAGGCTGCGGCCGAGACCCGCATTGAGCTCGTGGTCAGGGACAG GCCTTTTCAACGCACTGTCACCATGCACAAAGACAGCTCTGGCCACGTGGGCTTTATCTACAAGTCTGGTAAAATCACCTCACTGGTCAAGGATGGCTCTGCTGCGCGCAACGGACTGCTGACTGAACAATACATCTGTGAAATCAACGGACAAAACGTTATTGGACTCAAG GATTCTCAGATCAAGGACATTCTGACCACCTCTCCAACTGCCATGACCATCACCATCATGCCAAAGTTCATCTATGAACACATGATTAAGAG gaTGTCCACTGGTCTCCTGCGGTCAGCCATGGATCACTCTGTCCCTGAAGTGTGA